From the genome of Vicia villosa cultivar HV-30 ecotype Madison, WI linkage group LG2, Vvil1.0, whole genome shotgun sequence, one region includes:
- the LOC131646753 gene encoding uncharacterized protein LOC131646753 — translation MLRVIQIYQNTPPPPFIYPNSNQKQAKAKICANTLPRLHQGSNHIAIQHSKAHKSLNLNMSDNQPARIRQGRETQTASAREGMGGAKGRKGSSTSCSRGVKEVKEKKKVLTGSASRPLGVHGSDVQAQSSGVRVMINADGSETEWDEDWYNYLHSEEFARRAE, via the exons atgttgcGCGTTAtacagatttatcaaaacactccccctcccccattcatttaccctaactcaaatcaaaaacaagcaaaggcgaaaatttgtgcaaacacacttccaaggctgcatcaaggctccaatcacattgctatacaacattcaaaagcccataaatcactcaattt gaacatgtcagacaaccaaccagcacgcatcagacagggtagggagacccagactgcgtcggctagagagg gaatgggtggcgctaagggaagaaagggttcttcaacctcgtgctctcgcggagtgaaggaggtgaaggagaagaagaaggttttgactggttctgcttctcgtcccctgggggtccatggctcggacgtgcaggctcagtcttcaggcgtgagagtcatgatcaacgctgatggttctgagactgagtgggatgaggattggtataattatcttcattcggaggagttcgctcgtcgggcagaataa
- the LOC131649957 gene encoding zinc finger BED domain-containing protein RICESLEEPER 2-like, protein MVLVEMPDGAKKWKCKWCEKLYTYDARWKSTSNGKKHLEACVQRKLRLKCNTDKDVVQSRLNICGSSDDSTPSIATWTYNHARVREVVAHMILGHEFPFSVMDGFIFNEFIREIYPWYKKITRQQVKFDCETFYEADKAKMKKSMSLINRISLTTDLWWSGEHKIGYMTVIGHFIDSKWQLHKRVLSFKNVPPPYSGEVLCRELINVMADWGIRDKVVSISVDNASANDNCIIRLKRDYSGRRNLPLNGKLFHVRCCAHILNLLVQDGLDMIKETVDKIRNGVKYFGTSYPTANLFLAELYRVKVLLDKPASISNNPQLQALANEMKVKYDKYWSESNTLISIGVVLDPRYKMIFIKWVYPFLFPNPTQATEYEQELATNLNSLFKLYHDTYGITDDISLVSGTLEVGYSSGLGRRSF, encoded by the exons ATGGTTCTTGTTGAAATGCCAGATGGTGCCAAGAAGTGGAAATGCAAATGGTGTGAAAAGCTGTACACCTATGATGCGAGATGGAAAAGCACTTCTAATGGTAAGAAGCACTTAGAGGCTTGTGTCCAAAGAAAGCTGAGGTTGAAATGTAATACTGATAAAGACGTGGTACAATCTAGGTTAAATATATGTGGTAGTAGTGATGATAGTACACCTAGTATTGCAACTTGGACTTATAATCATGCTAGGGTTAGAGAAGTTGTTGCACATATGATTTTAGGTCATGAATTTCCTTTTTCTGTTATGGATGGTTTTATCTTTAATGAGTTTATTAGAGAAATTTACCCTTGGTATAAAAAGATCACTAGGCAACAGGTGAAATTTGACTGTGAGACATTCTATGAGGCTGACAAAGCTAAGATGAAAAAATCTATGTCTTTGATTAATAGAATTAGTCTTACAACTGACCTTTGGTGGTCTGGTGAGCATAAAATTGGATACATGACTGTGATTggtcattttattgattcaaaatGGCAACTTCACAAAAGAGTTTTGTCTTTTAAGAATGTGCCACCACCATATTCTGGGGAGGTTCTTTGTAGGGAGTTGATTAATGTGATGGCTGATTGGGGTATAAGGGATAAGGTTGTATCAATTTCTGTTGATAATGCTAGTGCAAATGATAATTGTATTATTAGGTTGAAGAGAGATTATTCTGGTAGGAGAAATCTACCACTGAATGGAAAGTTGTTTCATGTGAGATGTTGTGCACACATCTTGAATTTGTTGGTTCAAGATGGTCTTGATATGATTAAGGAGACTGTTGATAAAATAAGAAATGGTGTCAAATACTT TGGCACATCTTACCCTACTGCTAACTTGTTTTTGGCTGAGCTGTACAGGGTTAAGGTTTTACTTGATAAACCTGCAAGTATATCTAATAATCCCCAGCTACAGGCCCTTGCTAATGAGATGAAggtaaaatatgacaaatattggTCTGAGTCTAACACATTGATTTCTATTGGTGTTGTTCTAGATCCAAG GTATAAAATGATCTTCATCAAATGGGTATATCCCTTCTTGTTTCCAAATCCTACTCAAGCCACTGAATATGAACAAGAGTTGGCAACTAACTTGAATTCTCTCTTCAAATTGTATCATGATACCTATGGAATAACAGATGATATATCCCTTGTATCTGGAACCCTTGAAGTAGGTTATAGTTCTGGGTTGGGAAGGAGAAGTTTTTAG